Below is a genomic region from Leptotrichia shahii.
GGACTTGGTATAAAAGAAATTGTTGATAAAAGACAATTAACTAAATTTAGTAATAAAAATACTAAAGAACCAAAAGAAAAAGTAATTGAAGCAGAAGAAGAAAAGAAATAATTTTTTAAACTTTGGAAAAGATTTTTAGAAAAAATTAAGAGGAGAAGTTGTATGTCAAAAATTGCTTTTGTATTTCCAGGACAAGGTACACAGTATGCTGGAATGGGGAAAAAATTATACGATGAAGTAAATGATGAAAATAAAAAATTAATTGATAAAATTTTTGAAAATAATGAAGATGTAAAGAAAGTTATTTTTGAAGGAACTGACGAAGAATTAAAAAATACAAAATATGCACAACCTGCAATTGCATTATTTTCAGTTATTTTAACTAAATTATTAAAAGAAAAAGGTATAAATGCAGATTTTGTGGCTGGACATAGCTTGGGAGAATACAGTTCTTTATATGCGGCTCAAGTTTTAAATGAAATTGATACATTAAAATTGATTGCAAAAAGAGGGGAAATAATGAGCCATGCTAATGTTAGCGGGGGAATGGCTGCAATATTAGGACTTAGTGCAGCAGATGTTGAAAATATCTGCAATGGAATTGATGGAACTGTGGAAGCAGTAAATTATAATGAGCCAAAGCAGACTGTTATTGCTGGAGAAAAAGAAGCAATTGAAAAAAATCTTGAATTATTTAAGGAAAAAGGTGCAAGAAGAGCATTGCCACTAGCAGTTTCAGGACCTTTCCATTCATCATTGATGAAGCCTGTTGCCGAAACTTTAAAAAAAGAATTTGAAAATTATACTTGGAATGATCCAGCAATTCCAATTATTGCAAATACTACAGCAAATATTTTAACTTCAGCTAAAGAAATAAAAAATGAATTGTATAATCAGACATTCGGTCCAGTAAAATGGGTTGACACAATAAATAAGCTAGCTGAAAATGGAGTTACAAAGATTTATGAAATTGGACCAGGAAAAGTATTGGCAGGATTAATTAAAAAGATTAATAAAGAAATAGAAGTTATTAATATTGAAAATGTAGAAAGTTTGTAATTTTTATTTATAATGTAAATTGAAAAAGACTGACTTAAAAAGAGAATTTTTAAGTATAGTCTTTTTTTTGATATATTATATGCTATTTTCCATTTAAATAGCGAATTGATTATAAATTTTTTTGCAAATAATATAAAATATAACTTTTATTTTTAAATGAAGTTTAGTATTAAGTATAAATTTAAAATAAAAATTTTTAATATTTTTTAAAAATAATTTAATTTAATATTGACATTTTTTTAAAAATATAGTATAAATAATTAAATAAAAATTAATAAAAGAGGTGAGTAGTTATGGATAAGGTTATAAAAAATAATCAAAAAAAGATTGGAAAGATGAAAAGAAGGGAGGGAAATAAAAAATTACGAGAACGTGAAAAAGGATTTACACTTGTGGAAGTGATTTTAGTAGTAGCAATTATTACAATAATATCAGCAATTGCTGTACCTCAAGTTGGAAAATATTTGAATAAGGCTAATAGAAGTAAAGTTATTGGAGCAGTTGCAGAGCTTAATAACACATCAACTTCTTGGAGTATTGACCATGGAGGAGATTCGCCTAAAAATCTTCAGGATATTTTGACAGAACATGGAAACTTAAATAAACTTGGAATTGGGTTAGATAGTAGTGGAAAATTTAAAATTGGGAATATTGAAGGAAATGTTGTTTATCAGAATGGAGAAATTTTTGCAAAAATTTCTGCAGGAAGCAAGGCATTTGCAGGGGAAGAAATTAGAAAATAATGAAACTTGAAATAATAAATAGTATAGTCGAAGTTATTAAATATTGTATTTTTTTTAGAATAATTTGGGTTGATATAAAAAAGAGGATAATTCCTGAAGAGAGTGTTGTTGTTTTAATTGTTTTAGGATTAATATCGGCAATTCAAAATGATAATTTGGAAAAGTATTATTTGGGAATTTGTGCCTATTCAATGCCGATGATAGTGCTTTATATTTTAGAAGATTATTTTGGAAAAACGCTGATAGGCTTTGGGGATGTGAAGCTAATGATGGGGATTGGTGGACTTTTGGGATATTTTGGGATAGAGAAAATATTGAATTTTTATATGATTCTATATATTTTTTCAGGAATTATTGCTTTTTTATTTTTATTTTTGAAAAAATGGAAGAAATATGAATATATACCATTTGCACCGTTTATTATCGCAAGTTATGTTATTTTTGTAATTTTTAAAAAGTGAAAGCTGGTGAAAAAATGGAAAAAAATAGGGGAGAAACGTTAATTGAAAGTCTTATTTCAATGTTTTTTGTTACAGTTGCCATTATTCCAATTTCAAATTTATTTTTAAAAACTTTTCAAACAGATGTGAAAGTAGATGATTTAAATAAAAAAAATGTAAATATTGAAAATATGATTGAAATAATAAAGGCAAAAAAATATGAGGAAATATTGAATTTTAGTGAAAAATATGAGATTTTAAAAGTGGATGATTTTTATGATAGATTTGCAATTGAAAAAAAGTATCAAGTTTTAAAAAATTTGGAGCAAAGGCAGGATAAAAATGGAAAAATTCAAGAGAATAAAATGAATGTGGAAATAAAGAGAACGGATGGGTATTTTATTAATGAATATGGAAATAAGAAGTATGTTTTTGAAATAAATATTGATAAAGTAAAGGATTATTACTTTCCTGATTTTGATGAACAGAGTTAATTTTAAAAATTTTCCATTAATTGAATTTTGTAGATTTTTAAAAATTAGGGAATAATGGTATTTATAAAACTAGATCTTTTATCAAAAAATAGAAAAAATGTAAAAAAATAAAATGGAATAATATTGTATTGATTGTATAAATTTATAAAAAGAACAAAAATTAAGGGGGAAAATGATTGGAAAGGTAAAAAATAGAAGAAGCGGATATTTATTGGTAGAAATATTGATAAGTATGTTTATATTTTCTGTGCTTGTTTTTGTCATCTCTGTATTTTTAAAACGGATAATCATTGTAGAAAAGGCTAAGAAAGATAATCAGAAAATATATGAGAAAATGTATTTTTCAATGGATAAAATGGTTTTGGATATAAAAAATAGGGATTCGCAGAAATTTTCTTATGAAGGAGAAAATAATAATATTTTGGTTAGGGAAAATTTGATAGTTTTTAAATTAAATGAAATTTTTTATAAAATTGAATATGACAAAGGAAAACTTTTCGTTTCAGATGCTGAAAATATTGGAAAATTTGGAAGTAAAGTGGAAATTGGAAAATTTAATGAAGTAAAATTTGAAAAGGCAGGGAAATTACTGATTATTCGATTAAAGGAAAATAAAAATGAAGATATTAGGATTATAAAAATTTAATATTATTTATATTTTTTTCTTTAACACTGTTTCTCGTTAAGAATAATAGTTTTGTTATAATTTTTATTCTTTAAATAAGATTTAGTTTTATAAGAAAGTTAAGTTTTTGTGTTTGAATAATTAAATTCAATGTAAATTGAGGTTTTAGATAATGAAAAATAGATATTTTAGTTTGATAAGAAGTAAAAAATTGAATAGGAAAAAATCAAAATCAGATAATAAAATAACAAAAAATAATAAAAGAAATGTAGGAGCAAGTCTAGTTTATGTTCTAGTGGTTTTGTCAATAATATCAGCATTTTCAATTAATTTTGTGTATTATGTGCAACAAAAGAAAGATATGGTATTTTTGAAAAGCCATAAAGAAAATAAAATAGAGAAAAAAATTTTGGTTCAGATGGAAAATAAGAATGTGGAAAAAATTTTGGAAAGAGGGATTAATTTTGATGGAAATTTGATTTTGATGGGGAAGAAAGAACGGTATTTTGATAGTATTTTAAAAAAAGATGGAAAGAATATCGAATTTAAAAATTTAATATTTTTAGTAAAAGATACTGAAAGCATTGGAAATTATAGGATTAAATCTATAAGTGATGAAAATAATAATGAATATTCTTTACCGCTTGAGGAAAATAAAGTTTATAGTGAATTAAAAATTGTATTTGCAAGGAAAATTTTAGGTGAAGAAATTTTGTTTCAGGAAAAAGTTGGGTTTAGGAGGGGAAGTCCGCTGGAGGTGGAGATGAGGGTTGTGGAATCAGAATTTTTATAGGGTTGTATCCAATGTTTTTTTGGGTAAAATTATAGAATTTAAAAAATTATAAAAATAAAAAATACTATATTATTTAAAAGATTAATAATTAAAATATTAAAGGGGGAGTGATGGAAGAAAAAATAAAAATATATATAAGAAGCAGAAATAAAGTTTATATATATTTTAATAATGAAATATATTTTTTTGAAAATCAAGAGTTGGAAATGGCTCTGGAGTCGTTTTTTGAGGAAAATAACATTGGAAAAAATTTAAAATTGGCTGTAATTTTGCATTATTCGTATTTTTTGTTTGATAATTTTAATGGAAATGTGGCAGAATCTAGCAAGAAGGAAAATAGTGTTGAAGATTCAGGGAAAAAATCTATAAAATTTGAAGATATTTCAGGAATTTTAAAGAAAAAAATTAATTTTGTAAAAAGAAAAATGGTTATAAATCATTTTGAAAAGCAGTTTTTAGATATTTATTTGGACAAAAGGGAAATTTTTAAAATAAAAAATTGCTTAAAAAAATATTCGGCAGTAGTTTCAGAACTGAAAGTTGATTTTGAAACTGTTTATAGTTATTTTAAGGATAAAAATTTTGAAGCAAATCAGAGAGAGAAGTTTGAAAATGAAAATAATATTTTTAAAAACGAAGGAAATTTTCAAGATGTAAATGGGAATATTGAAGAGATTCAAGAAATAGAGATTTTTAAAAATGAGGATGTAAAAAAAAATCAAGAAATGGAAGTTTTTGAAAATAAAGCTGTGAATAGAGATTTTGCTGAGATTGAAGAAATTGATATAAATGAGAATAATAACTTAGAGAATGAAAATGATAAAATTGAAATTTTGCAGTTGGGGGAAGAAAATAGCCTTAGAATTTTGATCGAGAACGAGAAAATTATTGAGATTGAAAAAATTGAATTGAAAATTGAAGATGTGGATGATGTTGAAAATTTTGATTTTGGAGATATGATAGTTGTCGGAGATGGAGAAAATGATGTAAAAATTATATTTTCAGGGGCAGAGTTTTCGGATAATGTTGATTTTATGAAGAAAAGGGCTGTTTTTGATGGGGAAAGTGTGAAAAGTATAAAGGTTTTGGATATTGCTATTGCTGGAATTTTTATATTTGCATATTTCCTGATTTACAATTTAATTCCGCTTCAGAAAAAAACTGTGGAAAATGAAATTATTCAGAAGGAGATAAAGTCGCTAGAAAAGGATTATTTGAAAAGAAAGGCTGAAGAACTTCCTAATTATTCAAAGGAACTTACGACTCTTCGTGAAATTGATAACGGAATAAAGAGGCGGGAGTATTATTCAGTTATAAAATTTTTAGTTGAAAATAGTAAAAATGGTATTGATTATACGAAAATTAATTATGAAAAGGCAAAATGGACTGTACAGGGGGAAATGGAAAATTTTAATAATTTTGAGAAACTTGAGAATAATATTTTGAGAAGATATCCAAATTCTGAATTGGGGTATTTGAAAGATAATGATACAGCAACGGTTTTTGAATATGTGATTGAGCCATTTTAAAATTAAAAAATAATAGGAAGAGAAAAATGATAAAATTAAATTTTAAGATAATGATACTTATAGTTGGAATTGTTTTTATGTTGGTAAGTATTAATAAAAAGTATGGAAAATATAAGGAAATTTTGAATAATAGAAAAATTTTAATTGAAAATAAAAGGAATTTGGAAAATAAAATTGTGAATGTGGTGGAAAGTAAAAATGCCGAAAGAAGCAAAATTATGAGAGAATATAACGAAATAATCGCAATTGCAGAAAAATTGTCGTTTTTGTCAATAAAAAATGAATCGGAATTTAAGAAAATGATTTATGTATTCTCACACGACAGTGGACTGAAAATGAAGGAAATCTCAAAGTCTGAGAATATATGGGAAAGAAATGGGTACAGACTTAAGTATATTCATTTTACAGTATATGGAAGTTTAAATAATTTTGGAAAATTTATTTATTTTGTGAACAAAAGTAAAAAATATATTGACACATCTAAAATATTTATGGAACTTACGAGCGATGGATTTAAAATCTCACTGGGATTTATAGAGAAGGTTGAAAATAAAAGTAAAATTAGTATTTAGTGAGATTTTTTATTGCAAAAAATGTAGAAGTTAGATATAGAGGAACGATTTATTATTAAAAAATTATAAAGAATAAAAAGATCAAAATTGAAAAAAGGGGAGGAATTAAAATTTTGAAGGGAAAGAAAAAATTTAGGTTTATAACTGCTTTAATTTTGTTTTTTTATTTTTCAGGAAATAATATTTTTGGAGCAAAAGTAGCTGATTATGTTAATAAAAGTGATGTTGAAAATGCTAGAAAAATATTTATTTATGAAGTTCCAAAGAAAGTGCAAACTGATAATAAAAAAAAGACAAATGATGGGAATAAAGCTAAAAACAATAGTAATCAAGATAGTAAAAATAGTCAGAATGTAAATAAAAATAATAATTCTGCCAATAAAAAAGAAGAAAATAAAAATAAAGGAAGTAACCAGAGTCAAATTCAAAATCAAGTACAGCAAACTGTGAAGGAAATAAAAAAGAAAACTGGAGAAGTTGATTTGGAATATAGAAATGGGAAGGATATTACTGAGGCACTTAATGGTTTTTTTGGGTTTGAAGTGATTGGAATTGATAATAAGGTAATCTTTAGCGGAGATGAGAATAAAATCGAAGAGATGAGAAGAATTATAAAATCACTAGATAAAGAAAAGGAGCAAGTTATAATAAAGGGAACTATAATTGATACAAGTTCTAATTTATTTGAGAGACTTGGTATTGACTGGAGCATAAATGGTGATAATGCAAATACAAGCAAGGATAATTTAGTAGCAAAATTTTTGAATGGAGAAGTTTCAATTGCCTCAATTTTTTCTAAAGGAGGAAAGTTTTTAGGGATAGATTTTAATTTATTGAAGGAAAATGGGGATATACGGATTGAGGCTATGCCGACACTGATGATTATGGAAAATGAGGAAGGAGAATTGAAGGTTACGGAAGAAGTACTGGTTGGAGAAAAGAAAACTACGAAAAATGATACTGAATATGTAGAGCCAATTTTTTCTGAAGCCGGAATTGTTTTTAGAATAAATCCTGAAATTAGGAAAATTAATGGAGTGAAGAAAATTTTGCTTAAAATTGATACAGAAATAAGTAATTTTAGACTAACTTCAAGTTACAATGCCTCTTCTGGTGCTAAACAAAAAAACCAGACAAAAACAACAATTACATTAAATAATGGAGGTTCGACTTTTATTGGCGGATTAAAGCAGGATGTAAGTAAGGAGACAATAAGAAGAGTTCCATTTCTATCAAAAATCCCTATAATTGGTCCACTATTTAAGTATCGCAGAAATAATAGGGAAGTGCGGGATATTTATATTGAAATTGAAGCGATTATACAAGATAAAACTTAATAGATAAAATAATTTTTTTGATTTTTTTCAAATCATATAAAAAATTTATAAATTATACTGGAAATTTCAAAAATATGTAGTATAATATTAAGTAAAGACTATAGTAAAACTACTTTAAAACAGAATACAAAGGTTATGACTATTTATTCAAACCCTGAGTTTATATAATTTTAATAGTTTGATTTTAAATAGGTTCGAGTATGAAATTAAAAATATAATCGAATTCTTTTAATATTAAATTTAATATTGAACTGTCATATTATTTCTTATTTAAAAATAGCAAATTTGTCATAACTTTTAAATTTAGTTTTGAAGCGTGTTTTTAATGAATATAATTATAAATTAACTAATTTGAATTTAGGAAAGGAAAAAAATGGTTTCAATTCAAAGGATTGAAGAAATAATAAAAAAATTTAATGATATTAGAATAGCTGTTATTGGTGATATGATGTTAGATGAATATTTGATTGGAAAAGTAAACAGAATTTCTCCAGAAGCTCCTGTTCCGATTGTGAACATAGAAAAGGAAAGATTTGTACTTGGAGGAGCTTCAAATGTAGCAAATAATTTGACTTCGCTTGGAGGAAAGGCTTATGTCTATGGGGTTATTGGAAATGATGCTAATGGAGAAAAATTTGTTAAAGAACTTGAAGTCAAAAATGTAAATTCTGATGGAATTGTTAAAGATGATACACGTCCAACGATTATTAAAAGCAGAGTTTTATCTCAAGGACAGCAGTTGTTAAGGTTAGATTGGGAAAAGGATACTGATATTTCAGAAGATATTCAAAATAAGATTTTAGAAAATTTTGAAAAGAATATTGAAAATATTGATGCAGTATTGCTTTCAGATTATAACAAAGGATTGCTTACGAATAATTTATCTAAAAAAGTAATTGAAATAGTTAAGAAACATAATAAAAGGGTAATGGTTGATCCAAAACCGCAAAATTTTAAAAATTATGTTGGAGCAACTTCAATGACTCCAAATAGAAAAGAAATTCTGGATTATTTTGGAATGAAAAAATTTACAAGTGAAGAGCAGATCGCTGAAAAAATGGCACAATTAAAGGAAGAACTAAAATTGGATAGTGTTGTGCTTACTAGAAGTGAAGAGGGAGTTTCATTATTTAAGACTAAACATAAGAGAATACCGACTGTGGCAAGGGAAGTTTACGATGTGACAGGTGCTGGAGATACATTTATATCAACATTTTTACTTTCAATATGTGCTGGAGCGGATTTATATGAGGCTGGGGTAATTGCAAATATGGCATCTGGAATTGTAGTTGCAAAAATAGGAACAGCTGCTGCGACACAAGATGAAATATTAGAATTTTATAAGGATAATGATAGTATATTAAAAAGTATATAAAAATTAACAGTTATAGAAATTAAGATAAAAATAAAAAGAAAAGGAAGTGAAGTTATGGCAATTATTGCAGCAGTTGAAGCTGGGGGAACTAAATTTATTTGTGGATTGGGGACAGAAGATGGAAAGGTTATAGACAGAATAAGTATTCCAACTACAACGCCAAAAGAGACTATGGAAAAAGTCGTCGAATATTTTAAGGACAAGGAATTTGATGTAATAGGAGTTGGAAGTTTTGGACCAATTGATCCTGTAAAAGGTTCTAAAACTTATGGATATATTACAAAAACTCCAAAACCTTACTGGAGTGATTATGATTTAATAGGAGAATTAAAAAAACATTATGATGTTCCAATGGAATTTGATACTGATGTAAATGGAGCGGCACTTGCGGAAAGCTGGTGGGGTGCTGGAGAAAATCTTAAAAATGTTATGTATATTACAGTAGGAACTGGAATTGGTGCTGGAGCAGTTGTCGATGGAAAAATGCTTCAAGGGTTAACACACCCTGAAATGGGTCATATATTTTTAAAAAGACATAAGGATGATAAATTTGAAGGAAGATGTCCTTTTCATAAGGACTGTATGGAAGGAATGGCAGCAGGTCCTGCAATAGAGGACAGATGGGGTAAAAAAGGATTTGAACTTGCTGACAGATCTGAAGTTTGGGATATGGAGGCATATTATTTGGCTCAAGCTGTAGTAAATTACATTTTGATTTTATCACCACAAAAAATAATTATGGGTGGAGGAGTTATGAAGCAAAAGCAACTGTTCCCATTAATTAGAAAATACGTATTAGAATTTTTGAATGGTTATGTTCAAAAAGAGGAAATTTTGGAAAAAATTGATGATTATATTGTTTAT
It encodes:
- the fabD gene encoding ACP S-malonyltransferase, with the translated sequence MSKIAFVFPGQGTQYAGMGKKLYDEVNDENKKLIDKIFENNEDVKKVIFEGTDEELKNTKYAQPAIALFSVILTKLLKEKGINADFVAGHSLGEYSSLYAAQVLNEIDTLKLIAKRGEIMSHANVSGGMAAILGLSAADVENICNGIDGTVEAVNYNEPKQTVIAGEKEAIEKNLELFKEKGARRALPLAVSGPFHSSLMKPVAETLKKEFENYTWNDPAIPIIANTTANILTSAKEIKNELYNQTFGPVKWVDTINKLAENGVTKIYEIGPGKVLAGLIKKINKEIEVINIENVESL
- a CDS encoding prepilin-type N-terminal cleavage/methylation domain-containing protein, whose amino-acid sequence is MDKVIKNNQKKIGKMKRREGNKKLREREKGFTLVEVILVVAIITIISAIAVPQVGKYLNKANRSKVIGAVAELNNTSTSWSIDHGGDSPKNLQDILTEHGNLNKLGIGLDSSGKFKIGNIEGNVVYQNGEIFAKISAGSKAFAGEEIRK
- a CDS encoding prepilin peptidase encodes the protein MKLEIINSIVEVIKYCIFFRIIWVDIKKRIIPEESVVVLIVLGLISAIQNDNLEKYYLGICAYSMPMIVLYILEDYFGKTLIGFGDVKLMMGIGGLLGYFGIEKILNFYMILYIFSGIIAFLFLFLKKWKKYEYIPFAPFIIASYVIFVIFKK
- a CDS encoding type IV pilus modification PilV family protein — encoded protein: MEKNRGETLIESLISMFFVTVAIIPISNLFLKTFQTDVKVDDLNKKNVNIENMIEIIKAKKYEEILNFSEKYEILKVDDFYDRFAIEKKYQVLKNLEQRQDKNGKIQENKMNVEIKRTDGYFINEYGNKKYVFEINIDKVKDYYFPDFDEQS
- a CDS encoding prepilin-type N-terminal cleavage/methylation domain-containing protein; this translates as MIGKVKNRRSGYLLVEILISMFIFSVLVFVISVFLKRIIIVEKAKKDNQKIYEKMYFSMDKMVLDIKNRDSQKFSYEGENNNILVRENLIVFKLNEIFYKIEYDKGKLFVSDAENIGKFGSKVEIGKFNEVKFEKAGKLLIIRLKENKNEDIRIIKI
- a CDS encoding type II secretion system protein GspD; protein product: MKGKKKFRFITALILFFYFSGNNIFGAKVADYVNKSDVENARKIFIYEVPKKVQTDNKKKTNDGNKAKNNSNQDSKNSQNVNKNNNSANKKEENKNKGSNQSQIQNQVQQTVKEIKKKTGEVDLEYRNGKDITEALNGFFGFEVIGIDNKVIFSGDENKIEEMRRIIKSLDKEKEQVIIKGTIIDTSSNLFERLGIDWSINGDNANTSKDNLVAKFLNGEVSIASIFSKGGKFLGIDFNLLKENGDIRIEAMPTLMIMENEEGELKVTEEVLVGEKKTTKNDTEYVEPIFSEAGIVFRINPEIRKINGVKKILLKIDTEISNFRLTSSYNASSGAKQKNQTKTTITLNNGGSTFIGGLKQDVSKETIRRVPFLSKIPIIGPLFKYRRNNREVRDIYIEIEAIIQDKT
- the rfaE1 gene encoding D-glycero-beta-D-manno-heptose-7-phosphate kinase, which translates into the protein MVSIQRIEEIIKKFNDIRIAVIGDMMLDEYLIGKVNRISPEAPVPIVNIEKERFVLGGASNVANNLTSLGGKAYVYGVIGNDANGEKFVKELEVKNVNSDGIVKDDTRPTIIKSRVLSQGQQLLRLDWEKDTDISEDIQNKILENFEKNIENIDAVLLSDYNKGLLTNNLSKKVIEIVKKHNKRVMVDPKPQNFKNYVGATSMTPNRKEILDYFGMKKFTSEEQIAEKMAQLKEELKLDSVVLTRSEEGVSLFKTKHKRIPTVAREVYDVTGAGDTFISTFLLSICAGADLYEAGVIANMASGIVVAKIGTAAATQDEILEFYKDNDSILKSI
- a CDS encoding ROK family protein; this translates as MAIIAAVEAGGTKFICGLGTEDGKVIDRISIPTTTPKETMEKVVEYFKDKEFDVIGVGSFGPIDPVKGSKTYGYITKTPKPYWSDYDLIGELKKHYDVPMEFDTDVNGAALAESWWGAGENLKNVMYITVGTGIGAGAVVDGKMLQGLTHPEMGHIFLKRHKDDKFEGRCPFHKDCMEGMAAGPAIEDRWGKKGFELADRSEVWDMEAYYLAQAVVNYILILSPQKIIMGGGVMKQKQLFPLIRKYVLEFLNGYVQKEEILEKIDDYIVYPGLGDEAGFVGSIALGKIALENSKK